One segment of Cydia amplana chromosome 16, ilCydAmpl1.1, whole genome shotgun sequence DNA contains the following:
- the LOC134655297 gene encoding uncharacterized protein LOC134655297 has product MGIVGDDFFVKTNKFKYLGSVLHESGEIDHDVQARISAAWAKWREVTGVLCDPRIPVKLKGLVYKSIIRPVLLYGSETWPVLGRHVQQLHVTEMKMLRWMCGVTRLDPIRNEHIRGSLGIRDVADKLQESRLRWYGHIRRRPVDYVGNRCLNLTVQGPRSRGRGRPKKRWLDVVTADMGENNLTPEDAEDRAKWRRLSRKADLALGRENARLKKTCLLIIV; this is encoded by the exons ATGGGTATA GTAGGAGACGATTTTTTCGTGAAAACGAATAAATTCAAATACCTTGGGTCCGTGCTGCACGAATCGGGTGAAATCGATCACGACGTCCAAGCCCGAATTAGCGCTGCTTGGGCAAAATGGCGAGAAGTAACCGGTGTCCTCTGCGACCCCAGGATACCGGTGAAGCTAAAGGGCCTTGTGTACAAGAGCATCATCCGACCAGTCCTACTATATGGTAGCGAGACCTGGCCTGTCCTCGGAAGGCATGTCCAGCAGCTTCACGTCACGGAGATGAAGATGTTGCGATGGATGTGTGGCGTTACGCGACTAGATCCCATACGTAACGAGCACATCCGTGGCAGCCTCGGAATCCGTGACGTAGCGGATAAGCTGCAGGAAAGTCGCCTCCGATGGTATGGCCATATACGCCGCAGACCGGTAGACTACGTCGGAAATAGATGCCTCAATCTCACTGTCCAAGGCCCTAGATCACGCGGCCGCGGTAggcctaagaagcgctggctggacgtcgtgacagcggacatgggagagaacaatctcacacctgaggatgccgaagaccgggcaaagtggagaagactgagcaggaaagcggacctggcgctaggccgggaaaacgccaGATTGAAGAAGACA TGCCTATTGATAATTGTATAG